Proteins encoded together in one Mycobacterium simiae window:
- a CDS encoding NAD-binding protein, whose translation MQRHIIVSGDDALATTIVDELKSAGARVVILSADNDLADLGITRALAVICAGNDDARNLEIALLARKANPDVRVVARLANDVLRGAVGVDNGPGAILDVAQLAAPSVVEACLAHTAHPFEAAGIQFLVSGSEAPYDATLREIYADLAPVAVIHGDNSPTPGLFQTCPGRDLRVHAGDWTAMIGTVEELAARGIRPPRPNRTRTRQRRLRRAVDAARALRSDINPMFMRAVTALLAVLIGSTVLLRYCYQPQSKMTWVDALYFSTETIATVGYGDFSFLAQPTWLRLFSIMLMFGGLITTAVLVAFIADLLLSRRFAHTAGRRRARHLRNHVVVVGLGSFGSRVAADLTAAGYAVVVIEFDENNRYLEAAAELGVPVIFGDATLRETLLAARVDTARAVAVLTHDDMTNIETGIVLREMLSPRVMPEVVRRDVPIVLRIYDHALGSAVADRFGFHAVRSTVELAAPWFIGAAMGLQVLGTFSVGQRYFMVGGMHVAAGSELDGLRMFELSTQTRVIAITRDDSPVQLHPRRDARLRAGDTVYVVGPYRELMATLLKGQPPLYPDVSGQERLPA comes from the coding sequence ATGCAACGTCACATCATCGTTAGCGGCGACGACGCCTTAGCAACAACAATCGTCGACGAGCTGAAGAGCGCCGGTGCCCGCGTCGTCATACTGTCCGCCGACAACGACCTCGCCGACCTCGGGATCACCCGGGCGCTCGCCGTGATCTGCGCCGGCAACGACGATGCGCGAAATCTCGAAATCGCCTTGTTGGCAAGGAAAGCCAATCCGGATGTGCGAGTGGTGGCCCGGCTGGCCAACGATGTGCTGCGTGGGGCGGTAGGCGTCGACAACGGACCCGGGGCGATTCTGGATGTCGCCCAGCTGGCCGCGCCGTCGGTGGTCGAGGCGTGCCTGGCCCACACCGCACACCCATTCGAGGCGGCGGGCATCCAATTCCTAGTCTCGGGTTCCGAGGCGCCCTACGATGCCACGCTGCGCGAGATTTACGCGGATCTGGCACCGGTCGCGGTGATTCACGGCGACAACTCGCCGACGCCGGGACTGTTCCAGACGTGCCCGGGCCGAGACCTGCGGGTGCACGCCGGTGACTGGACGGCCATGATCGGCACCGTCGAAGAGCTTGCGGCGCGGGGCATCCGTCCGCCGCGGCCGAATCGGACGCGCACCCGCCAGCGTCGGCTGCGGCGCGCCGTCGACGCCGCGCGGGCCCTGCGCAGCGACATCAACCCGATGTTCATGCGGGCGGTGACCGCGCTGCTGGCCGTCTTGATCGGCTCGACGGTGTTGTTGCGTTATTGCTATCAGCCACAGTCGAAAATGACCTGGGTCGACGCGTTGTACTTCAGTACCGAGACGATTGCGACCGTCGGTTACGGCGACTTCAGCTTCCTCGCCCAACCGACCTGGCTGCGCCTGTTCAGCATCATGTTGATGTTCGGCGGCCTGATCACCACCGCCGTGCTGGTCGCGTTTATCGCCGACCTGCTGCTCTCGCGCCGGTTCGCCCACACGGCCGGTCGCCGGCGGGCGCGCCACCTACGCAATCACGTCGTGGTCGTCGGGTTGGGATCGTTCGGTAGCCGGGTCGCCGCCGATTTGACCGCCGCCGGATACGCGGTCGTGGTGATCGAGTTCGACGAGAACAACCGCTATCTCGAGGCCGCTGCCGAACTCGGAGTCCCGGTGATTTTCGGGGATGCGACGCTGCGCGAGACCCTGCTGGCGGCCCGGGTCGACACCGCCCGCGCGGTGGCGGTGCTGACCCACGACGACATGACCAACATCGAGACCGGGATTGTGCTGCGCGAGATGCTGAGCCCGCGGGTGATGCCGGAGGTGGTTCGGCGCGACGTGCCGATCGTGCTGCGCATCTACGATCACGCTCTGGGTAGTGCCGTCGCCGACCGGTTCGGGTTCCATGCCGTGCGCTCGACTGTCGAGCTGGCCGCGCCATGGTTCATTGGTGCCGCAATGGGACTGCAAGTGCTGGGCACGTTCTCGGTCGGGCAGCGGTACTTCATGGTCGGCGGTATGCATGTCGCGGCCGGCAGCGAGCTCGATGGTCTGCGAATGTTCGAGCTGTCCACGCAGACCCGGGTCATCGCGATCACTCGCGACGACTCCCCGGTCCAGCTGCACCCTCGTCGCGATGCCCGGCTACGGGCCGGCGACACCGTCTACGTCGTCGGCCCGTACCGCGAGCTGATGGCGACGCTGCTCAAGGGCCAGCCGCCGCTGTACCCCGACGTCAGCGGCCAAGAACGCCTGCCCGCATAA
- a CDS encoding methyltransferase: MTELNVTDLELGPKMLDLLGGFVLSQALFAVAELGVANVLLDGPRAVDDIASAVGAKTDPLGRIIRFLARHEIFHTRDDTVELTALGRTLADGHAGSLRKLAGYFRRTHYAAFGGLADAVRTGQPAATLSLGKPFFEWINDDPELAELQNETMAAFTRGGRGDLLDRYDLPAGTTVADIGGADGSLLVELLDRRPERRGIVYDLPTSVAAARRTVQAAGLADRVTVRPGDFFESVPTADVYVLSAVLQDWDDAPALRILANIAAAAPADARLVVFDMVVPDGAAQDRAALVDILMLGMVGGRQRSLSEWHHLLARGGFALERTVTGSGSYCALEAALA; the protein is encoded by the coding sequence GTGACGGAGCTCAACGTGACCGACCTCGAGCTCGGGCCGAAGATGCTTGACCTGCTCGGTGGTTTCGTGCTGTCGCAGGCGCTGTTTGCGGTCGCGGAACTTGGTGTGGCGAATGTGTTGCTGGATGGGCCGCGCGCGGTGGACGACATTGCGTCGGCGGTGGGTGCCAAGACGGATCCGCTGGGACGCATCATCCGGTTCTTGGCTCGCCACGAGATCTTCCACACGCGCGACGACACCGTCGAACTCACCGCGCTCGGGCGTACCCTCGCCGACGGCCACGCTGGTTCGCTGCGTAAGTTGGCCGGCTACTTCCGGCGGACGCACTACGCGGCATTTGGAGGCTTGGCGGACGCGGTGCGGACCGGACAACCGGCGGCGACATTGTCGTTGGGCAAGCCGTTCTTCGAGTGGATCAACGACGACCCCGAACTTGCCGAGTTGCAAAACGAGACGATGGCCGCGTTCACGCGAGGCGGCCGCGGCGATCTGCTCGACAGGTATGACCTGCCCGCGGGCACAACGGTTGCAGACATCGGCGGCGCGGATGGCAGCTTGCTGGTGGAGCTGCTCGATCGTCGTCCCGAACGCCGGGGCATCGTCTACGACCTGCCGACTTCTGTCGCCGCGGCGCGCCGAACCGTGCAGGCGGCCGGGTTGGCCGACCGGGTGACGGTTCGCCCGGGAGACTTCTTCGAAAGCGTGCCGACCGCCGACGTGTACGTGCTGTCGGCGGTGCTGCAGGACTGGGATGACGCCCCGGCCCTGCGCATCCTGGCCAATATCGCCGCAGCCGCGCCGGCCGATGCCCGCCTGGTCGTGTTCGACATGGTGGTACCCGACGGTGCTGCGCAAGACCGTGCGGCGCTGGTCGACATCCTCATGCTCGGCATGGTCGGCGGTCGGCAGCGCAGCCTGTCCGAGTGGCATCACCTGTTGGCCCGCGGCGGCTTCGCCCTCGAGCGCACGGTCACCGGCTCGGGGTCCTATTGCGCGCTCGAGGCCGCCTTGGCGTGA
- a CDS encoding VOC family protein — MALTNTSIAHVRLTVTDIERSRQFYESVFDWPVLLEIPTNADEATREELSFLYGGVIYDLGGTLLGLRPVATDRFHEDRTGLDHIAFRLATRDELDAAAAHLDDVGVEHEPVKDIGPSYILEFRDPDNIALELTAPK; from the coding sequence GTGGCCCTAACGAATACGTCCATTGCCCATGTCCGGCTCACCGTCACCGACATCGAACGATCCCGCCAGTTCTACGAGAGCGTGTTCGATTGGCCGGTGTTGCTGGAAATTCCGACGAACGCGGACGAGGCGACCCGTGAGGAGTTGAGCTTCTTGTACGGCGGCGTCATCTACGACCTCGGTGGCACGCTGCTCGGACTGCGGCCGGTCGCCACCGACCGCTTCCACGAGGACCGCACGGGCCTGGACCACATCGCCTTTCGGCTGGCCACCAGGGACGAATTAGACGCTGCCGCAGCACATCTCGATGACGTCGGCGTCGAGCACGAGCCCGTCAAGGACATTGGACCGTCATACATTCTGGAATTCCGCGACCCGGACAACATCGCGCTGGAGTTGACCGCACCCAAGTAG
- a CDS encoding nuclear transport factor 2 family protein yields MPSPEAITQTVNSYLTLLAKGATDEIVNLYTPDATIEDPIGADVLRGHDAVRAFYTAIQDAKKETELAEIRVGGNEAAFLWHLTLDAGDSRTRISPISVMTFDDEARVASMRAFWSPSDVRVL; encoded by the coding sequence ATGCCGTCTCCTGAAGCCATCACGCAGACTGTCAACAGCTATCTCACCCTGCTCGCCAAAGGCGCAACCGACGAGATTGTGAACCTGTACACCCCCGACGCCACCATCGAGGATCCGATCGGCGCGGATGTCCTGCGCGGCCACGACGCGGTCCGTGCGTTCTACACGGCCATCCAGGACGCCAAGAAGGAAACCGAACTCGCCGAAATCCGCGTCGGCGGCAACGAGGCGGCATTCTTGTGGCATCTCACCCTCGACGCCGGCGACAGCCGCACCCGCATCTCCCCCATCTCGGTGATGACGTTTGACGACGAGGCCAGGGTTGCCTCGATGCGGGCGTTCTGGTCGCCCTCCGACGTTCGCGTCCTGTAA
- a CDS encoding LLM class flavin-dependent oxidoreductase produces MTMPVMEPDLDASVLETWARTVDEGPFSALAWGERIAFGNPDSLTLLGALAAWTTRVRLVTTVIVPQLHDPVLLAKGLATGDLLCGGRLTVGLGVGGRQEDYHAVGADLATQTRRDMAERVAVMKRVWAGEKITGSVLPVGPPPVQPGGPPLLVGSIGPKTIRSAAAWADGLAGTTLDLDVDKQNELYDVARQAWAAAGKGKPHLATSFWFAFGAPEESRAQVHRHLRRYMNWIPAEFVDAMAPVTGWAGSEDELLAVLRKFEQIGTDEVQLIPTSSDLDQVRRAADVAGRL; encoded by the coding sequence ATGACGATGCCGGTGATGGAGCCGGACCTGGACGCCTCGGTTCTCGAGACCTGGGCGCGCACCGTCGACGAGGGACCGTTTTCGGCGCTGGCGTGGGGTGAACGCATCGCGTTCGGCAATCCCGACAGTCTCACGCTGCTCGGTGCGTTGGCCGCCTGGACGACGCGGGTGCGGTTGGTGACGACGGTGATCGTCCCGCAGCTGCACGATCCGGTGCTGTTGGCCAAGGGGCTGGCGACCGGCGATCTGCTGTGTGGCGGACGGTTGACCGTGGGTCTGGGAGTGGGGGGCCGGCAGGAGGACTACCACGCGGTGGGCGCCGACCTCGCGACCCAGACGAGGCGTGACATGGCCGAGCGGGTGGCGGTGATGAAGCGGGTGTGGGCAGGGGAGAAAATCACCGGGTCGGTGTTGCCGGTCGGGCCGCCACCGGTGCAACCCGGCGGCCCGCCACTGCTGGTCGGCAGCATCGGACCGAAGACCATCCGCAGCGCGGCCGCCTGGGCCGACGGATTGGCCGGCACCACCCTGGACCTCGATGTCGACAAGCAGAACGAGTTGTACGACGTGGCTCGCCAAGCGTGGGCGGCGGCGGGCAAGGGAAAACCGCACCTGGCGACGTCGTTTTGGTTCGCCTTCGGCGCTCCCGAGGAGTCGCGCGCTCAGGTGCATCGCCATCTGCGCCGTTATATGAACTGGATACCGGCCGAGTTCGTCGACGCGATGGCCCCGGTGACCGGCTGGGCCGGCAGCGAGGACGAGTTGCTGGCGGTGCTGCGGAAGTTCGAGCAGATTGGCACCGACGAAGTTCAGCTGATCCCGACCAGCTCGGACCTCGATCAGGTGCGGCGCGCCGCAGACGTGGCCGGGCGGCTTTAA